The stretch of DNA AAAAGAAAGATCTTTCCGAGGGTGGTGGCCGTGTCGAATAAAGGGTTCTTACCAGTCGCCATGTTTTCCACTTTAGCGGCAACGGCTAGGCTTTCCCTCATGACCAAATGGGAGTACGCCACGATTCCGCTCATCATCCATGCCACCAAGCAGATCCTGGACCAGTGGGGCGAGGACGGCTGGGAGCTTGTCCAGGTTGTTCCGGGCCCTGACGGAAACGGACTGGTCGCCTACCTGAAGAGGGAGAAGCAGTAGCCATGAGCACCCCAGCAGCAGCCACGCCGGCAGCCTCCGCCGCAGGCGCCAACACGGCAGGCAACACCGCAGGTGCGGGCGCGCCGTCCGCCGTCGAACAGCGTCTGGCCGAGCTCGGCCTGACCCTTCCGGACGTTGCGGCACCCGTGGCCGCCTACGTCCCCGCCGTGATTTCGGGCAACCACGTCTACACCTCCGGGCAGCTGCCGTTCATCAACGGCAAGCTCGAGGCCACGGGCAAGGTGTCCGCTGGCACGGAGGGCGCCGCGGATGAGTCCACGGTGTCCCCGGAAGCCGCGAAGCACTACGCTGCCGTCTGCGCCGTCAACGCCCTGGCCGCGGTCAAGAGCGTCATCGGCGATCTGGACCGCATCACCAGGATCGTCAAGGTGGTCGGCTTCGTCTCCTCCGATCCGTCCTTCACCGGTCAGCCCGGTGTCGTCAACGGCGCCTCCGAGCTCCTCGGCAGGGTCCTCGGCGACGCCGGCCAGC from Arthrobacter sp. PAMC25564 encodes:
- a CDS encoding RidA family protein; amino-acid sequence: MSTPAAATPAASAAGANTAGNTAGAGAPSAVEQRLAELGLTLPDVAAPVAAYVPAVISGNHVYTSGQLPFINGKLEATGKVSAGTEGAADESTVSPEAAKHYAAVCAVNALAAVKSVIGDLDRITRIVKVVGFVSSDPSFTGQPGVVNGASELLGRVLGDAGQHARSAVGVAVLPLDSPVEVELIAEFV
- a CDS encoding DUF4177 domain-containing protein produces the protein MTKWEYATIPLIIHATKQILDQWGEDGWELVQVVPGPDGNGLVAYLKREKQ